A DNA window from Bacteroides cellulosilyticus contains the following coding sequences:
- a CDS encoding DUF1735 and LamG domain-containing protein yields MKTENIHWGILPSASFISMVAALLLSVTACDNKDYSKDSPFDNAVYIDAAKVKDVANFTFNNTKETGQLVLSAELAYPIERDVDVTFKVDPSLISLYNARLGTDYPVLDTKYYKFAKQNVVIPKGEVNSKTDTISFSGLTDLTIDAGYLLPVTIEQASGGIGTLNGSKTICYVVRRSSAITVAVSLTDNFFSVPGFDAGSPTANVVNNMTQLTFEAIIRINKFIMTEDISTIMGIEQYCLFRLGDSGFPRQQLQFSANEIKFPKADEGKSLQPGEWYHVAVAYDTEAKTAAIYVDGKLQSNIEDYGNGEPINLGKQVAGKGYHFEIGHSYGIDPVTLVRMLNGEICEVRIWNVVRTQEEIYKNMYDVDPQTPGLCAYWKFNDGKGHNTAKDFTGNGNDAVAYANAVWPDGIEVPQKNKK; encoded by the coding sequence ATGAAAACAGAAAATATTCATTGGGGCATTCTTCCATCCGCCTCTTTCATAAGTATGGTCGCAGCCCTCCTGCTATCAGTAACGGCATGCGACAACAAAGATTACAGCAAGGACTCTCCTTTCGACAATGCCGTGTATATAGATGCGGCAAAGGTGAAAGATGTAGCCAATTTCACCTTCAATAATACCAAAGAAACCGGACAACTTGTGCTATCTGCCGAACTGGCATATCCTATAGAACGGGATGTGGATGTTACCTTCAAGGTAGATCCCTCTCTGATAAGTTTATATAACGCCCGTTTGGGCACTGACTACCCCGTACTGGATACCAAATATTACAAGTTCGCAAAACAGAATGTCGTCATTCCCAAAGGGGAAGTAAACTCAAAAACAGACACTATCAGCTTTTCCGGTCTCACCGACCTCACCATCGATGCCGGATATTTGTTACCCGTCACCATCGAACAAGCATCGGGCGGAATAGGCACACTGAACGGTTCTAAAACCATTTGCTACGTCGTACGCCGTTCCAGTGCCATCACTGTAGCCGTCAGCTTGACGGACAACTTCTTCAGCGTACCCGGCTTTGATGCCGGAAGCCCCACGGCCAATGTAGTAAATAATATGACGCAACTTACTTTCGAAGCTATCATTCGCATCAACAAGTTCATCATGACCGAAGACATCTCCACCATCATGGGCATCGAGCAATATTGTCTCTTCCGCTTGGGTGATTCCGGCTTCCCACGGCAGCAACTGCAATTTTCCGCCAACGAAATCAAGTTTCCTAAGGCTGACGAGGGCAAGTCGTTACAACCTGGTGAGTGGTATCACGTAGCTGTAGCCTACGACACAGAGGCTAAAACCGCAGCCATCTATGTGGACGGTAAGCTGCAAAGCAATATCGAAGACTACGGCAATGGTGAACCCATCAATCTGGGCAAACAGGTCGCAGGTAAGGGCTACCATTTCGAAATAGGTCACTCCTATGGCATTGATCCTGTCACTCTTGTGCGCATGCTCAACGGTGAAATCTGCGAAGTACGCATTTGGAATGTGGTACGTACGCAAGAGGAAATCTACAAGAATATGTACGACGTTGATCCCCAAACGCCAGGGCTGTGCGCATACTGGAAATTCAACGATGGTAAAGGGCACAATACCGCGAAAGATTTTACGGGTAATGGAAACGATGCAGTAGCTTACGCAAACGCTGTATGGCCGGACGGCATCGAAGTACCGCAGAAGAATAAAAAATGA
- a CDS encoding BT_3987 domain-containing protein gives MNNSLKYFAFSMLLVAMAGCVEDSITQAVGILPDETSMNSVGGQLYSIKTFSNEITIDMYEGDKATTDIISYALTKPATAAVTVKVVPDPTLVSEYNKKSDVTMFPFPTTNVIIGEDGVLTVPAGKTVSGSIGIALSSEGLESEKNYLLAIALAQKPAEVEDQTTKQVIYYKVSFQKKKTTFEQSGQLIEIPKDFVPGVISVLYVNTEAYNPLIASAWGFQNYQEQKNYNIGNIVNLKRALIGYDASSRRALLEPGKDLAYVLEHRNKYIRLLQDYNRKVCLCIENGGKGIGFCNMNDAQIADFVRQVKDIVNSYYLDGVNLWDDDSKYGKAGMPEMNTTSYPRLIKALHEAMPDKLLTLVDKGDATEYFYDAAKCGNIEVGKYIDYAWHGYFSLNEELQIINPNADGSPQQYSKYARRLIAGLDENRYGSVTVVRNDKNYSFSFKDNSMANLKKWAEEGKKKSDLLVFGTDLIGNEYQERENSQRFTLGDYTSSFINSLSYNAFPLDPKVEQPADNGYHKDW, from the coding sequence ATGAATAACTCATTAAAATATTTCGCTTTTTCAATGTTGCTGGTAGCAATGGCGGGGTGCGTGGAAGACAGCATTACACAAGCCGTAGGTATACTACCGGACGAAACATCGATGAACAGCGTAGGAGGTCAGTTGTATAGTATAAAAACTTTCTCCAACGAGATAACCATCGATATGTATGAAGGTGACAAGGCGACTACCGACATAATAAGCTATGCACTAACAAAGCCCGCGACAGCGGCTGTTACGGTAAAAGTCGTTCCCGATCCGACGCTTGTGTCGGAATATAACAAAAAAAGTGATGTTACAATGTTTCCATTTCCCACCACTAATGTAATAATCGGAGAAGACGGCGTGCTCACCGTGCCTGCCGGAAAGACAGTATCCGGTAGTATTGGCATTGCTCTTTCTTCCGAAGGGCTGGAATCGGAAAAAAACTATCTGCTGGCAATCGCTTTGGCGCAAAAACCTGCCGAAGTAGAAGATCAAACCACTAAACAAGTCATTTATTACAAAGTAAGTTTCCAGAAGAAAAAGACTACATTTGAGCAGTCCGGTCAGTTGATAGAAATTCCCAAGGACTTTGTACCCGGTGTGATATCAGTACTCTACGTAAATACGGAAGCATATAATCCTCTGATTGCCAGCGCATGGGGTTTTCAGAATTATCAAGAACAAAAAAATTATAATATCGGGAATATAGTCAACCTGAAAAGAGCGTTGATAGGATACGATGCTTCCAGTAGGCGTGCTTTACTCGAACCGGGAAAGGATCTGGCCTATGTATTGGAACATAGAAACAAATATATCCGCCTCCTTCAGGATTATAATCGCAAAGTATGTCTTTGCATTGAGAATGGTGGCAAGGGCATAGGCTTCTGTAATATGAACGATGCACAGATAGCAGACTTTGTCCGCCAAGTGAAAGATATAGTGAACAGCTATTACTTGGATGGCGTAAATCTTTGGGACGACGATAGCAAATACGGCAAAGCTGGAATGCCGGAAATGAACACCACTTCATATCCCCGGCTAATCAAGGCGCTACATGAAGCCATGCCCGACAAGCTGCTGACGCTGGTGGATAAAGGCGATGCCACGGAATATTTCTATGACGCAGCCAAGTGTGGAAACATAGAGGTAGGCAAATACATCGATTATGCATGGCATGGCTACTTCTCACTTAATGAAGAATTGCAAATCATCAATCCCAATGCGGATGGCAGCCCTCAGCAATATAGCAAATATGCACGCAGACTTATAGCCGGATTGGACGAGAACCGTTATGGAAGTGTAACCGTAGTTCGCAATGACAAAAATTACTCTTTCAGTTTCAAGGATAATTCGATGGCAAATCTCAAAAAATGGGCAGAAGAAGGAAAGAAAAAAAGTGATCTCCTGGTTTTCGGTACTGACCTTATTGGAAATGAATATCAAGAGAGAGAAAATTCGCAACGTTTTACGTTGGGAGACTATACTTCTTCTTTCATAAATTCACTTTCGTATAATGCATTTCCTTTAGACCCAAAAGTAGAACAACCTGCTGATAATGGATATCACAAAGATTGGTAA
- a CDS encoding glycoside hydrolase family 18 gives MKMKISIKKLYTGLLLLLVIVMTASCSDWNEPTPVDINPQHVKEQNSELWARYMEVLRIYKQEHPHYIAYGNFDNGAEQPVNEGNYLRSLPDSLDIVTLANPENITAYDREDILILQEKSIRVLYLVDYVAKMADLTDVSALGTWLDKAVAAATELKLDGFAFNGLPSYGGSAAEQAARKEAAQLIVSKLSTAGKTLVFEGDPAFVDAGDLDKLNYVVLNTAGIESAVNLKIQVKNVLETYGTLLPKEKLLLAAKTGSTLIDEENMKQDAVSDMTDRVVSLGPLGGLAIYALGDGYYQANMNYRTCRAAIQLMNPSK, from the coding sequence ATGAAAATGAAAATTTCAATCAAAAAACTGTATACCGGACTACTCTTGCTGTTAGTCATCGTAATGACTGCATCATGTAGCGACTGGAACGAACCGACGCCTGTGGATATCAACCCTCAACACGTCAAGGAACAGAATTCCGAACTTTGGGCACGTTATATGGAGGTACTACGCATTTACAAGCAAGAACACCCGCACTATATAGCCTACGGTAACTTTGACAATGGAGCCGAACAGCCCGTGAACGAAGGGAATTATCTTCGCTCACTACCCGATTCACTGGACATTGTCACTTTAGCCAATCCGGAAAACATAACCGCTTATGACCGTGAGGATATCCTCATATTGCAAGAAAAAAGCATACGAGTACTCTATCTCGTGGATTATGTCGCAAAGATGGCCGATCTCACCGATGTATCCGCATTGGGTACATGGCTGGATAAGGCTGTGGCTGCCGCCACTGAGTTGAAGCTGGACGGATTCGCTTTCAACGGATTGCCAAGTTATGGCGGAAGTGCCGCCGAACAGGCTGCGCGCAAAGAAGCCGCACAACTTATTGTCTCCAAACTATCGACCGCCGGTAAAACACTCGTATTTGAGGGCGATCCTGCCTTTGTGGATGCTGGCGACCTGGATAAACTAAACTACGTAGTATTGAATACTGCCGGTATAGAGAGCGCCGTGAACTTGAAAATACAAGTAAAGAACGTACTGGAAACTTATGGTACGCTGTTGCCCAAAGAAAAACTGTTACTGGCAGCCAAAACAGGTTCCACTTTGATAGACGAGGAAAATATGAAGCAAGACGCAGTGTCGGACATGACCGACCGGGTAGTGTCCCTCGGACCTTTGGGTGGACTGGCTATATACGCTTTGGGTGATGGATATTATCAAGCTAATATGAATTACCGGACATGCCGGGCGGCCATACAGTTGATGAATCCGTCGAAGTGA
- a CDS encoding RagB/SusD family nutrient uptake outer membrane protein: MKHTTSILKLFSLALLLVTGAACTDNFDKINRKDYQVDKEELGREGYNVGASLKGLQGLVIPTEEHLYQFIEPLAAGAFAGYFSTTTEWTAKFETYNPPIDWQEAPFSDIMTRTYPFYRDLLQETEDPVALALGKLLRIIIMHRVTDMYGPIPYSKVISKTGDASLTVPYDSQEDVYKQMLKELDEVVATLKDNLSLSAEAYRKYDDVYQGDLSKWLKFTNSLKLRMAMRMTYVPEMQAEIRRIAEEAVTSGVLTANTDNAFLKVEENRPAMIFNDWNDSRIGADIISYMNGYKDPRREKMFTTVDVYDEYWNLVKGWVGIRIGIDATNKDYIITASSNYMTTKTDPIMWMNAAEITFLRAEGALRGWNMGGEAKDLYNQAIALSFEQWGVTEANTYAANTTDMPLIYTDALYYMYDDTAGPRSTITIAWEDGAEHFERNLERIITQKWIANFPLGVESWSEFRRTGYPRLIPVVENKSGGIIDTNHMIRRLWYPPTEYTENADNINLAIGLLGGPDNGGTRLWWDKKPFQ; this comes from the coding sequence ATGAAACATACAACGTCTATCTTAAAGTTGTTCTCACTTGCACTGCTACTTGTCACCGGAGCTGCCTGTACGGACAATTTCGACAAAATCAACCGGAAGGACTACCAAGTGGACAAGGAAGAATTGGGGCGCGAAGGCTACAACGTCGGTGCAAGTCTCAAAGGCTTGCAAGGGTTAGTAATCCCCACAGAAGAACATCTCTATCAATTTATAGAGCCACTCGCCGCAGGCGCATTTGCCGGTTACTTCAGCACCACGACGGAATGGACAGCCAAATTCGAAACCTACAACCCGCCTATTGACTGGCAGGAAGCGCCTTTCTCAGACATCATGACGCGTACCTACCCGTTTTATCGCGACTTACTCCAAGAAACGGAAGACCCCGTAGCACTCGCATTGGGCAAACTGTTACGTATCATCATCATGCATCGAGTGACGGATATGTACGGTCCTATCCCTTACTCCAAAGTCATCTCCAAGACGGGGGACGCTTCCCTCACCGTACCTTACGATTCACAGGAAGATGTATATAAACAGATGCTCAAGGAACTGGACGAAGTAGTCGCCACTCTCAAAGATAACCTCAGCCTGAGTGCCGAAGCCTATCGCAAATACGACGACGTATATCAGGGAGACCTCTCCAAATGGTTAAAATTCACCAACTCGCTGAAGCTGCGCATGGCCATGCGCATGACCTACGTACCGGAGATGCAGGCTGAAATTCGACGGATAGCCGAAGAAGCCGTCACATCGGGGGTTCTTACAGCAAATACAGACAATGCCTTCCTGAAAGTGGAAGAAAACCGTCCCGCCATGATATTCAACGACTGGAACGATTCCCGTATAGGAGCCGACATCATCTCATACATGAACGGCTATAAAGACCCGCGACGTGAGAAAATGTTTACTACGGTAGATGTGTACGATGAATATTGGAATCTTGTTAAGGGCTGGGTAGGCATTCGTATCGGTATCGACGCAACCAACAAGGATTACATAATCACGGCATCGAGCAATTACATGACTACTAAGACTGATCCCATTATGTGGATGAATGCCGCCGAAATCACCTTTCTGCGTGCCGAAGGTGCCCTGCGCGGCTGGAATATGGGAGGTGAGGCCAAAGACCTGTATAACCAGGCCATCGCCCTTTCTTTTGAACAGTGGGGAGTAACAGAAGCTAACACTTATGCTGCAAATACCACTGACATGCCGCTAATCTACACAGATGCATTGTACTATATGTACGATGACACTGCAGGCCCCCGCAGCACCATTACCATTGCCTGGGAGGATGGCGCTGAACACTTTGAGCGCAATCTCGAACGTATCATTACCCAAAAATGGATTGCTAATTTCCCGTTAGGAGTCGAATCCTGGAGTGAATTCCGTCGCACAGGATATCCAAGACTGATACCGGTGGTAGAGAACAAAAGTGGTGGTATTATCGACACCAACCACATGATACGCCGTTTGTGGTATCCGCCTACCGAATACACCGAGAATGCGGATAACATTAATCTGGCAATAGGTTTGCTGGGAGGACCGGACAACGGAGGTACGCGCTTGTGGTGGGACAAAAAGCCATTCCAATAA
- a CDS encoding TonB-dependent receptor — MLQSYKFIGYKRATKRCFVLFLCLFLYQTLSFAQNGIQITIQKKNITIIDALKEVEKQSRLSIGYNDSQLKDKPALNLSLKNVGLENALSTILQETGYTYQLTENYIKIIPQQVPVTTTVKKISGKVVDENNQPLIGVNIRIEGSDLGVITDLNGNFTTEAPIGSTLNFSYIGYVSQTIKVTDKSMYNIQLSPNVEILNEVVVTALGIKREQKALSYNVQQVKADQLTNIKDANFVNSLNGKVAGVVINSSSSGVGGASKVVMRGTKSIEQSSNALYVIDGIPMYNFGSGGSTENGSQGATESIADLNPDDIESLSVLTGAAAAALYGSNAANGAIVITTKRGKVGKMQATLSSNTEFVKPFVLPRFQNRYGTGNMGKTDGSTTLSWGPLLNDASRKGYEPRDFFDTGITYTNSVTLSTGTDKNQTFFSVAAVNSDGIIPNNRYNRFNFTFRNTTNFLNDKLKLDVGANYIIQNDRNMTNQGAYSNPIVPVYLFPRGDDFSLIKAFERWDPARKIKTMYWPQGEGDLRMQNPYWIAYRNLRTNYKKRYMLSASLSYDVTDWFNVSGRVRVDNSNTKYEEKLYASSNPTLTEGSTQGFYAISKPDETQIYADVLANINKRFGNYSLVVNVGASIVDNKYDELSYRGPIRANGIPNVFNVFDLDNTQKKARQDEWEEQTQSVFASAELGWKSMLYLTLTGRNDWASQLANSSTSSFFYPSVGISALISEMMKLPEWVDFLKVRGSFSSVGMPYPRNLTSPTYEYDETTQTWKPKTHYPIGDLKPERTNSWEVGLDMRLFKDFSLGLSWYLANTFNQTFDPKISVSSGYTTIYLQTGYVRNKGIELSLGYGHTWKKDLRWQTNFTLSHNKNKIIELVKNYVHPETGEIINKDRLDVGGLGKARFILKPGGTLGDLYTQADLKRDNNGMVEISPSGTITTESNLPDIKLGSVFPKCNLAWSNQFSWNGFSVSALFTARIGGIVYSATEAAMDQYGVSEVSALARDNGGVLINGRNMIAPQTYYTAIGSQLGLPQYYTYSATNIRLQEASIGYTLPRKWLHNVCDIQVSVVGRNLWMIYNKAPFDPEAVATTGNYYQGIDFFMLPSTRNVGLNVKINF, encoded by the coding sequence ATGTTGCAAAGTTACAAATTCATTGGATATAAACGGGCAACAAAAAGATGTTTTGTACTATTTCTATGCTTATTTTTGTACCAAACATTATCTTTTGCCCAGAATGGTATACAAATAACCATTCAGAAAAAGAATATCACGATTATTGATGCCTTGAAGGAAGTGGAGAAACAATCCCGATTATCTATAGGCTACAATGATTCGCAACTGAAAGACAAGCCGGCACTGAATCTCAGTTTAAAAAATGTCGGGCTTGAAAACGCCCTTTCAACAATTCTCCAAGAAACAGGTTATACCTATCAACTGACAGAGAATTATATTAAAATCATTCCTCAGCAAGTACCTGTAACCACAACAGTCAAAAAGATAAGTGGAAAAGTTGTTGATGAAAACAATCAGCCTCTTATCGGAGTAAATATCCGAATAGAAGGCTCGGATTTGGGAGTCATCACTGATTTAAATGGCAATTTCACTACCGAAGCCCCCATAGGTAGTACACTGAACTTTTCCTACATAGGATATGTCTCACAGACAATAAAAGTTACCGACAAAAGTATGTACAACATACAATTATCCCCCAATGTGGAAATCCTGAACGAAGTGGTTGTCACCGCTCTGGGTATCAAACGTGAGCAAAAAGCCCTCAGCTACAACGTACAGCAGGTAAAAGCAGACCAGTTAACCAATATCAAAGATGCCAACTTTGTCAATAGCCTGAATGGTAAGGTGGCAGGTGTTGTCATCAACAGCAGTTCCTCCGGTGTGGGTGGAGCTAGCAAGGTGGTAATGCGCGGTACAAAATCTATCGAACAAAGCAGTAATGCGCTTTATGTAATCGATGGTATCCCGATGTACAACTTCGGCAGTGGTGGTTCTACCGAAAACGGCTCACAAGGAGCAACGGAAAGCATTGCCGACCTTAACCCTGATGATATTGAAAGCCTTTCCGTACTGACTGGTGCAGCCGCCGCGGCTCTTTATGGCAGTAATGCCGCCAACGGAGCCATCGTTATCACTACCAAACGCGGAAAAGTGGGCAAAATGCAAGCTACCCTATCCAGTAATACCGAATTTGTCAAACCATTTGTGTTACCCCGTTTCCAGAACCGCTACGGAACGGGAAACATGGGAAAAACGGACGGCTCTACCACGCTAAGCTGGGGACCGTTGCTGAACGATGCATCCCGTAAAGGATATGAGCCACGTGATTTTTTCGACACCGGTATCACTTACACCAATTCCGTCACGCTATCTACGGGAACGGATAAAAACCAGACATTCTTCTCGGTAGCAGCGGTAAACTCCGACGGAATTATTCCCAATAACAGGTACAATCGTTTCAACTTCACTTTCCGAAATACAACAAATTTCCTAAACGATAAGCTGAAACTTGACGTAGGAGCAAACTATATCATCCAAAACGATCGCAACATGACCAATCAGGGAGCTTATTCCAACCCGATAGTTCCAGTTTATCTGTTTCCGCGCGGTGACGATTTCAGCCTGATAAAAGCATTCGAGCGTTGGGACCCCGCACGTAAAATCAAAACCATGTACTGGCCACAGGGCGAGGGTGACCTTCGTATGCAGAATCCATACTGGATTGCATACCGCAACTTACGCACCAATTACAAGAAACGTTACATGCTCTCCGCTTCTCTAAGCTACGACGTAACCGACTGGTTCAACGTATCCGGGCGCGTACGAGTGGATAATTCCAATACTAAATACGAGGAAAAACTCTACGCCAGCTCCAACCCTACACTAACCGAAGGTAGTACACAAGGATTCTATGCCATATCCAAACCGGACGAAACACAGATATATGCCGACGTGCTGGCAAATATCAATAAGCGTTTCGGCAACTATTCCCTTGTAGTCAATGTCGGAGCAAGTATTGTGGATAATAAATACGATGAGCTGAGCTACCGCGGTCCGATACGCGCCAACGGTATTCCGAATGTTTTTAATGTGTTTGACCTCGACAACACACAAAAGAAAGCGCGCCAAGACGAATGGGAAGAGCAGACACAGTCTGTTTTTGCCAGTGCCGAACTCGGCTGGAAAAGTATGCTTTATCTTACACTCACCGGACGCAACGACTGGGCTTCACAACTGGCCAATTCCTCAACCTCATCATTCTTCTACCCATCAGTGGGAATTTCTGCACTCATCTCCGAAATGATGAAACTACCTGAGTGGGTTGACTTCCTGAAAGTACGCGGCTCGTTTAGTTCTGTTGGTATGCCTTATCCACGCAACCTGACATCGCCTACCTATGAATACGATGAAACCACCCAAACATGGAAGCCAAAGACGCATTATCCCATCGGGGACCTCAAACCCGAACGTACCAATTCATGGGAGGTCGGGCTCGACATGCGTTTGTTCAAGGATTTCAGCCTGGGCTTATCGTGGTATCTCGCCAATACGTTCAACCAGACCTTCGACCCGAAAATCTCCGTATCCTCCGGTTACACCACTATATATTTGCAAACAGGTTACGTACGTAATAAAGGAATCGAACTCTCCCTCGGTTACGGGCACACATGGAAAAAAGACCTTCGTTGGCAAACCAACTTCACACTGAGTCACAACAAGAATAAAATCATCGAACTGGTGAAGAACTACGTACATCCCGAAACTGGTGAAATCATCAATAAAGACCGCCTGGATGTAGGCGGACTCGGCAAAGCGCGTTTTATTCTGAAGCCGGGTGGTACGTTGGGCGACCTTTATACACAGGCCGATTTGAAACGTGATAACAACGGAATGGTCGAGATCTCCCCCTCCGGAACCATAACGACAGAAAGCAACCTGCCCGACATCAAGCTCGGGAGCGTCTTTCCTAAATGCAATCTGGCATGGAGCAACCAGTTCTCCTGGAACGGTTTCAGCGTCAGTGCATTGTTTACAGCACGCATAGGTGGCATTGTTTATTCGGCTACGGAAGCGGCAATGGACCAGTATGGTGTATCTGAAGTTTCAGCCCTTGCCCGCGACAATGGCGGAGTGCTGATAAACGGACGTAATATGATCGCCCCGCAGACCTATTACACTGCCATCGGTTCCCAGTTGGGATTGCCACAATATTACACCTACAGCGCCACCAACATACGCCTGCAGGAAGCAAGCATAGGCTACACACTTCCGCGCAAATGGCTGCACAATGTATGTGATATCCAAGTATCCGTTGTGGGACGTAACCTTTGGATGATTTACAACAAAGCTCCTTTCGATCCCGAAGCCGTTGCCACAACAGGCAACTACTACCAGGGAATCGACTTTTTTATGCTGCCGAGTACACGCAACGTCGGCTTGAATGTGAAAATCAACTTTTAA
- a CDS encoding FecR family protein: MKNYFQKILTLFTRYSYSANTEQHFYRWLTNSDHENEKIKALKELFAEAQNMGEVENLEKSLSKWKINNGIAPILPHKESGRKLHFGLWQSAATVLLIISLSLGYLLYQVENTETDLVQQFIPTAEMKNILLPDGSQVQINSQSTLLYPRQFTGQTRSVYLIGEANFKVKPDKHHPFVVKSGDFQITALGTEFNVTAYADKDISTTLLSGRILVQYDNMSQQVILSPNQQFSFDKKSRKSYLNYPDIDDVTAWQRGELVFRQTTVSDIIRVLERKYNYKFIYSLHDLKNDRFSFRFRDNASLTEVMDVIVDVAGYLDFKIEKDKCYIMQK; this comes from the coding sequence ATGAAAAATTACTTTCAGAAAATACTGACTCTATTCACCAGATACAGCTATTCAGCTAATACCGAACAGCATTTTTACAGATGGCTGACAAACAGTGACCATGAGAATGAAAAAATCAAGGCATTGAAAGAACTTTTCGCTGAAGCTCAAAATATGGGGGAAGTCGAGAACTTGGAAAAGTCACTCAGCAAATGGAAAATAAATAATGGCATCGCTCCTATCCTACCACACAAAGAATCCGGCAGAAAGCTACATTTCGGGCTGTGGCAATCTGCAGCGACAGTGTTGTTAATAATATCTCTTTCCTTAGGTTACTTGCTCTATCAAGTAGAAAATACTGAAACCGACTTGGTACAACAATTCATCCCGACGGCAGAAATGAAAAACATACTCTTACCGGACGGAAGTCAGGTTCAAATAAATTCCCAAAGCACCTTACTTTATCCCAGACAATTCACAGGTCAAACCAGAAGTGTATATTTGATAGGAGAAGCAAACTTCAAAGTCAAGCCCGACAAGCACCATCCATTTGTTGTCAAATCGGGGGATTTTCAAATAACCGCCTTAGGCACCGAGTTCAATGTAACAGCCTACGCGGACAAAGATATTAGTACCACCTTGCTTTCAGGCCGTATTCTTGTGCAATATGATAATATGAGCCAACAGGTCATACTCAGTCCCAACCAGCAATTTTCCTTTGATAAAAAAAGTAGAAAATCCTATCTGAACTACCCCGATATAGATGATGTCACAGCTTGGCAACGGGGAGAGCTGGTATTCCGTCAAACCACGGTATCGGATATCATCCGTGTATTGGAACGAAAATACAATTACAAGTTCATCTACAGTCTTCATGATTTAAAAAATGACCGTTTCAGCTTCAGGTTCAGGGACAATGCTTCATTGACCGAAGTAATGGATGTAATTGTCGATGTAGCCGGTTATCTGGATTTTAAAATAGAGAAAGACAAATGTTACATTATGCAGAAATAA
- a CDS encoding RNA polymerase sigma-70 factor, which produces MIQDHNLALHFETIFKTHYSSVKHFIFFLLKSEQDAEDLAQDVFTRLWSKPEIWSNQEESNGYIFTTARNVTLNFIKHKKLEQHYQEEQIQENLIKELCVSEDPLNPIYHDELQLILDLALNRLPTRRKMIFEMSRLNGMNNQEIASTLNISVRTVEHQIYLTLQELKKIIFILFFLHFL; this is translated from the coding sequence ATGATTCAAGACCATAATTTGGCGCTACATTTTGAAACAATATTCAAAACTCACTATTCGTCAGTGAAACATTTCATCTTCTTCCTTCTGAAATCAGAGCAAGACGCCGAAGACTTGGCACAAGATGTTTTCACTCGGTTGTGGAGTAAGCCCGAAATATGGAGTAACCAAGAAGAAAGCAATGGATACATTTTCACAACAGCCCGCAACGTGACACTTAACTTCATCAAACATAAAAAGTTGGAGCAACACTATCAAGAGGAACAGATACAGGAAAACTTAATCAAAGAACTATGTGTTTCAGAAGATCCGTTGAATCCCATCTATCACGATGAATTACAACTGATTCTTGATTTAGCTTTGAACCGACTTCCCACGCGGCGTAAAATGATTTTCGAGATGAGCCGTTTGAACGGAATGAACAATCAGGAAATAGCTTCAACGCTCAATATTTCCGTACGTACAGTAGAACACCAGATCTATCTAACACTACAAGAATTAAAAAAAATCATCTTTATTTTATTTTTTCTGCATTTTCTTTAA